The following coding sequences lie in one Gemmatimonadota bacterium genomic window:
- a CDS encoding SDR family NAD(P)-dependent oxidoreductase, which yields MKDLFRMDGRTAVVFGAGAGIGEAIAEGVAAQGAWVLCADQHEDAARRTAERIGASGGSAGWRAVDVMDSAAVAETLADVRRERGSLDAVLSTPGVNVRKPLLDYTDEEFDRVIGLNLKGGLNVLRAAGRIMAEQGSGSMVLFSSIRSVVVEPGQGVYAATKAGIVQMVRALAAELGPKGVRVNAIAPGVVDTPLTAPIKSKPAWYQAYADRSILKRWARPQEMVGPAVLLVSDAGSYITGSVLFADGGWTAVDGRFDPGL from the coding sequence ATGAAGGACCTGTTTCGCATGGACGGCCGCACCGCGGTGGTGTTCGGAGCCGGAGCCGGCATTGGCGAGGCCATCGCGGAAGGCGTGGCCGCGCAGGGCGCTTGGGTCCTGTGCGCGGACCAGCACGAGGACGCGGCCCGGCGCACGGCCGAGCGCATCGGCGCGTCGGGCGGGTCCGCCGGCTGGCGCGCCGTGGACGTGATGGATTCGGCGGCCGTGGCCGAGACCCTGGCAGACGTGCGTCGCGAGCGTGGCTCCCTGGACGCCGTGCTCAGCACACCCGGCGTGAACGTGCGCAAACCCCTGCTCGACTACACCGACGAGGAATTCGACCGGGTGATCGGACTCAACCTCAAGGGCGGCCTCAACGTGTTGCGCGCCGCCGGTCGTATCATGGCCGAGCAGGGCTCCGGAAGCATGGTGTTGTTCTCGTCCATCCGTTCCGTGGTGGTGGAGCCCGGGCAGGGGGTCTACGCGGCCACCAAAGCGGGCATCGTGCAGATGGTGCGGGCCCTGGCCGCGGAGCTGGGCCCCAAGGGCGTGCGTGTCAACGCCATCGCGCCTGGCGTGGTGGACACCCCGCTGACGGCGCCCATCAAGTCCAAGCCGGCGTGGTACCAGGCCTACGCGGACCGTTCCATCCTGAAGCGCTGGGCGCGGCCCCAGGAGATGGTGGGGCCGGCCGTGCTGCTGGTCTCCGACGCGGGCAGCTACATCACGGGCAGCGTGCTGTTCGCCGATGGCGGCTGGACCGCGGTGGATGGACGCTTCGATCCGGGGCTGTAA
- a CDS encoding SRPBCC family protein: MKNPTTLERTSERELVITRTFNAPARVVFEAWTKPELLKRWWTPKSFGISFVSCEADVRTGGTYRFVFSHPDFEQPMAFFGRYVEVTPHSRIVWTNEEGADGALTTVTFEEKSGTTLLVLHELYPSKQALDDAIASGSSGAAGEQFNELDEVLATLVSS; the protein is encoded by the coding sequence ATGAAGAACCCCACGACCCTGGAACGAACCTCTGAGCGTGAGCTCGTCATCACCCGTACGTTCAACGCCCCCGCGCGCGTGGTCTTCGAGGCATGGACCAAGCCTGAGCTGCTCAAGCGTTGGTGGACGCCGAAGTCGTTCGGGATATCGTTCGTGTCTTGCGAGGCCGATGTCCGTACCGGGGGGACCTACCGCTTCGTGTTCAGTCACCCCGACTTCGAACAGCCCATGGCGTTCTTCGGTCGGTACGTCGAGGTGACGCCTCACTCGCGCATCGTCTGGACGAACGAGGAGGGCGCCGACGGTGCCCTTACCACTGTGACCTTCGAGGAAAAAAGCGGCACCACACTCCTGGTCCTGCACGAACTCTATCCCTCGAAGCAGGCCCTCGACGACGCGATCGCATCCGGAAGCTCCGGCGCGGCCGGCGAGCAGTTCAACGAGCTGGACGAGGTTCTAGCCACGTTGGTGAGCTCATGA
- the leuB gene encoding 3-isopropylmalate dehydrogenase, with amino-acid sequence MRIVLLPGDGVGPEVLDAVQLVLEAVASDASVQTLPIGYAAILSEGGALPDRTLEGCRAADAILLGAVGDPREEGLPPAQQPVAGLLRLRRELGCYANLRPVRVPEALLQFSPFRADAVRGTDLIIVRELTGGLYYGEPRGIEPDGSSAWNTMRYSVEEIERVVRLGAELADGRRGRLTSVDKSNVLEVSRLWRDVANRVADEFRDVHFENMLVDRTAMELGVRPTHFDVLVMGNLFGDILSDQAGALPGSLGLLGSASLGGVTDLYEPVHGSAPDIAGQGVANPAGMIHSLALMLRYSFAREDAAQAVEQALDQAFADGFRTADLVPRDGEAQRRPVPCAAFAQAVAERIEVD; translated from the coding sequence ATGCGGATCGTATTGCTTCCTGGTGACGGCGTGGGGCCCGAAGTCCTGGACGCCGTGCAGCTCGTGCTCGAGGCCGTGGCGAGCGATGCGTCGGTCCAGACGCTCCCGATCGGGTATGCCGCCATCCTGTCGGAGGGCGGTGCCCTACCGGACCGCACGTTGGAGGGCTGCCGCGCCGCGGACGCCATTCTGCTCGGCGCCGTGGGCGATCCGCGTGAGGAGGGCCTCCCGCCCGCCCAGCAGCCGGTGGCCGGTCTGCTGCGCCTGCGGCGCGAGCTGGGCTGCTATGCCAACCTGCGCCCCGTGCGCGTGCCCGAGGCGCTGCTCCAGTTCTCCCCATTCCGCGCCGACGCGGTGCGGGGAACCGATCTGATCATCGTGCGCGAGCTCACGGGTGGCCTCTACTACGGCGAGCCCCGCGGCATCGAGCCCGACGGCAGCTCCGCCTGGAACACCATGCGCTACAGTGTGGAGGAGATCGAGCGCGTGGTGCGACTGGGAGCGGAGCTGGCCGATGGACGACGCGGCCGCCTCACCTCGGTGGACAAGTCCAATGTGCTGGAGGTCTCCCGTCTCTGGCGCGACGTGGCCAACCGCGTGGCGGACGAGTTCCGGGACGTGCACTTCGAGAACATGCTGGTGGACCGCACCGCCATGGAGCTGGGCGTGCGGCCCACCCACTTCGACGTGTTGGTCATGGGCAACCTGTTCGGCGACATCCTGAGCGATCAGGCAGGCGCCCTGCCCGGCTCACTCGGGCTGTTGGGCTCGGCCAGCCTGGGGGGTGTCACCGACCTGTACGAGCCCGTGCACGGCTCCGCGCCCGACATCGCCGGGCAAGGCGTGGCCAATCCAGCCGGGATGATCCACTCCCTGGCGCTCATGCTGCGCTATTCCTTCGCGCGCGAGGATGCGGCCCAGGCGGTGGAGCAGGCGTTGGACCAGGCCTTCGCGGACGGGTTCCGCACGGCAGACCTGGTGCCCCGCGACGGAGAGGCCCAGCGGCGGCCGGTGCCGTGCGCAGCCTTTGCGCAGGCGGTGGCCGAACGCATCGAAGTCGACTGA
- a CDS encoding YceH family protein has product MNEPLDEIAVRVLGALMEKELVTPDNYPLTLNALVAACNQTSSRDPVMSLDEETVRRALERLSKRSLARGIHRGARAMRYREEMGERLHLHRPELAALSVLLLRGAQTAGEIRTRTARAFEFVDPSHVEITLDSLAALDPPLVTALPKRPGQKDVRYMHLLAGPPSEDAPTEEASPRAGPRPQEGTPGRTPAPTSSTTDRVEALEQEVGALREEVAELRAELHAFREQFE; this is encoded by the coding sequence ATGAACGAGCCGCTGGACGAGATCGCCGTGCGGGTGCTCGGCGCCCTGATGGAGAAGGAGCTCGTCACTCCCGATAACTATCCGCTCACGCTCAACGCCCTGGTGGCGGCCTGCAACCAGACCTCGAGCCGGGATCCGGTCATGTCGCTGGACGAGGAGACCGTGCGCCGCGCGCTGGAGCGCCTCTCCAAGCGGTCGCTCGCACGGGGGATCCACCGGGGCGCTCGCGCGATGCGGTACCGCGAGGAGATGGGGGAGCGGCTGCATCTGCACCGTCCCGAGCTGGCCGCGCTCTCCGTGTTGCTGCTCCGTGGCGCGCAGACGGCGGGCGAGATCCGGACCCGCACGGCCCGGGCGTTCGAGTTCGTGGACCCGAGCCATGTGGAGATCACGCTCGACTCACTCGCAGCCCTGGATCCACCGCTGGTCACCGCACTCCCCAAGCGGCCAGGGCAGAAGGACGTCCGCTACATGCACCTCCTGGCGGGTCCCCCTTCGGAGGACGCTCCCACGGAGGAGGCGAGCCCAAGAGCAGGGCCCCGACCCCAGGAGGGGACTCCCGGCCGGACTCCTGCGCCCACCTCCTCGACGACCGACCGGGTCGAGGCGCTGGAGCAGGAGGTCGGCGCCCTGCGCGAGGAAGTGGCCGAGCTGCGGGCGGAGCTCCACGCCTTCCGAGAGCAGTTCGAGTAA
- a CDS encoding ABC transporter permease, with amino-acid sequence MRYAFRSLLKTPGFSALVVLTLSLGIGATTAVFCVFRGVLLRPLPHEGGDQIVYVQQSAARAGMEDVKFSVPEIIDFREGVDALDEIAEYSAMPFTMLGTDRPTEVQAGVVSANYFDVMGLSPVLGRVLGPGDSGAAADPVMVLTWDYWRRAFGQDPSVLGRSVEMNGRSTTIVGVVEPAPAFPGQTDVFVNIVTSPHHMGAEMVHGRSHRMDDVFGRLAPGSTLDAARSELELVATRMYADYPDNYDPAAGYELSVTPLREALVSKARITLYLLMAAAGLLLLVTCANAANLVLTRNLRRDREFAVRWALGAGRAGLRRILLTECGILAGAGAVLGLGFAYLGLGLLVSFAGRFTTRASEIQMDPVVLIFTTLVACLAAVAFAFAPGLGGQEGGAALTRSGTRTTRGGRRLQRGLVVAQVAASVTVLTAAGLLGRTLLVLNAVDPGVKVENTLTLEAPSTLEGQVPDQVVALQEEMARRIAALPGVQNVGVGLSVPLRGNQVKLEIKAEGRPVAPGEPIPLAEYRTATPDFFDAAGMSILTGRGFAATDEAGSARVAIINQALAERLFGDDDPLGRRVTWTGEVLSAIGMQEDWRTIVGVVSNTRDDGPDQPPPPTLYQPLTQNDLAYYPGAFVIRGEGAPALGAEVQRIINEMAPAAPVLRIATLEEIRQEKIAAERLNTFLVGMLGLVALVIAAVGLAGVLSFLVSERTAEIGIRMSLGADARQVLGMVLWDGARLLLAGSVLGLLGSLAVTRLLQGLLYGTEAGDPRTLGVVLLVMAAVGLMATAGPALRAARVDPLVAIRQE; translated from the coding sequence ATGCGGTATGCCTTCCGTTCGCTGCTCAAGACGCCCGGCTTCTCGGCGCTGGTCGTGCTCACGCTCTCGCTCGGGATCGGGGCCACCACCGCCGTGTTCTGCGTCTTCCGCGGGGTGCTCCTGCGGCCGCTTCCCCACGAAGGCGGCGACCAGATCGTCTACGTACAGCAGTCGGCGGCCCGAGCGGGGATGGAGGACGTGAAGTTCTCCGTGCCGGAGATCATCGACTTCCGTGAAGGCGTCGACGCCCTGGACGAGATCGCCGAGTACTCGGCCATGCCGTTCACGATGCTGGGGACCGACCGGCCGACTGAAGTGCAAGCGGGCGTGGTCAGTGCCAATTACTTCGACGTGATGGGCCTGAGCCCGGTGCTGGGCCGGGTGCTGGGCCCGGGAGACTCCGGCGCCGCCGCAGACCCCGTCATGGTCCTCACCTGGGATTACTGGCGCCGTGCCTTCGGTCAGGACCCGTCCGTCCTGGGGCGCAGCGTGGAGATGAACGGTCGCTCCACCACCATCGTCGGTGTGGTGGAGCCCGCGCCCGCGTTCCCCGGCCAGACGGACGTGTTCGTGAACATCGTCACCAGTCCGCACCACATGGGCGCGGAGATGGTGCACGGCCGTTCCCACCGGATGGACGACGTGTTCGGGCGACTGGCACCGGGCTCGACCCTCGACGCGGCCCGCAGCGAGCTGGAGCTGGTGGCCACCCGGATGTACGCCGACTACCCGGACAACTACGATCCGGCGGCGGGCTACGAGTTGAGCGTCACCCCACTGCGCGAAGCGCTGGTGTCCAAGGCGCGCATCACGCTCTATCTGCTCATGGCAGCGGCAGGTCTGTTGCTGCTGGTGACCTGCGCCAACGCGGCCAACCTGGTGTTGACTCGCAACCTGCGCCGCGACCGCGAGTTCGCGGTCCGCTGGGCCCTGGGGGCCGGACGCGCGGGCCTGCGCCGCATCCTGCTCACCGAGTGCGGCATCCTGGCGGGGGCGGGTGCAGTGCTGGGGTTGGGGTTCGCCTACCTGGGGCTGGGCCTCCTGGTGAGCTTCGCGGGTCGCTTCACCACGCGGGCCAGCGAGATCCAGATGGATCCGGTGGTCCTGATCTTCACCACCTTGGTGGCGTGTCTGGCGGCGGTGGCGTTCGCCTTCGCGCCGGGGCTGGGCGGCCAAGAGGGTGGTGCCGCCCTCACGCGCTCGGGCACGCGCACCACACGAGGCGGTCGTCGACTGCAGCGTGGGTTGGTGGTCGCGCAGGTGGCGGCCAGCGTCACCGTGCTGACCGCAGCCGGGCTCCTGGGGCGCACGCTCCTGGTGCTCAACGCCGTGGATCCGGGCGTGAAGGTGGAGAACACGCTCACGCTGGAGGCGCCGTCCACTCTGGAAGGCCAGGTGCCCGACCAGGTCGTGGCGCTGCAGGAGGAGATGGCGCGGCGCATCGCCGCGCTTCCCGGCGTGCAGAACGTGGGGGTGGGCCTCAGCGTTCCGCTGCGCGGCAACCAGGTGAAGCTGGAGATCAAGGCGGAGGGGCGGCCCGTTGCGCCCGGTGAGCCCATCCCGCTGGCCGAGTACCGCACCGCCACCCCCGACTTCTTCGACGCAGCCGGCATGAGCATCCTGACGGGCCGCGGGTTTGCTGCGACAGACGAAGCGGGCAGCGCGCGCGTGGCCATCATCAACCAGGCGCTCGCCGAGCGGCTGTTCGGCGACGACGACCCCTTGGGTCGGCGGGTCACCTGGACCGGAGAGGTGCTTTCCGCCATCGGCATGCAGGAGGACTGGCGCACGATCGTGGGCGTGGTGAGCAACACCCGCGACGACGGTCCGGACCAGCCACCGCCTCCCACCCTGTACCAGCCCCTCACCCAGAACGACCTGGCCTACTACCCGGGCGCGTTCGTGATCCGGGGTGAGGGAGCGCCCGCGCTCGGCGCCGAGGTGCAACGCATCATCAACGAGATGGCACCGGCGGCGCCGGTGTTGCGCATCGCCACGCTCGAGGAGATCCGCCAGGAGAAGATCGCCGCCGAGCGCCTGAACACGTTCCTGGTGGGAATGTTGGGGCTGGTGGCGCTGGTGATCGCCGCCGTGGGGTTGGCCGGTGTGCTTTCCTTCCTGGTGAGCGAGCGCACCGCCGAGATCGGCATCCGCATGAGCCTGGGAGCAGACGCGCGCCAAGTCCTGGGCATGGTGCTCTGGGATGGCGCTCGCCTGCTGCTGGCGGGCAGCGTGCTGGGCCTGCTGGGTTCGCTGGCGGTGACGCGCCTTCTGCAAGGACTGCTCTACGGGACGGAGGCGGGCGACCCGCGCACGCTGGGGGTGGTGCTGTTGGTGAT
- a CDS encoding P1 family peptidase yields MIGSRALTALALAAGLLPGACSAQGATGADEHVLVDGLELGHYTLTGRPTGCTVILAREGATGGVDVRGGAPGTRETDLLDPVNTVEKVNAVFLSGGSAYGLDVGTGLMRWLEERDIGFRVGTGVVPIVVGAILFDLGVGEDSSIRPGADCGYRAADAASARGAEQGSVGAGAGATVGKSRGMAGAMKGGIGIASITLPSGLQVAAVVAVNAVGDVVDPATGEVVAGVRGEDGRLLDARSLLRQGATPVSGAAANTTIGLVATNATLTKAQATKVAQMAQDGLARAIYPAHTPSDGDAIFSLATGRLSGDASVSTIGALAADMVTEAILSAIRQATGLPGLPAASELAQSR; encoded by the coding sequence ATGATCGGTTCGCGCGCGCTCACGGCGTTGGCGCTGGCCGCCGGGTTGCTGCCCGGGGCGTGCTCGGCGCAAGGCGCCACGGGTGCGGACGAACATGTCCTGGTCGACGGCCTGGAGCTAGGGCACTACACGCTGACCGGACGTCCCACCGGGTGCACGGTGATCCTGGCACGCGAGGGCGCCACCGGTGGCGTGGACGTGCGCGGCGGCGCACCCGGCACGCGTGAGACCGACCTGCTCGACCCGGTCAACACGGTGGAGAAGGTCAATGCCGTGTTCCTGTCCGGTGGGAGTGCCTACGGACTCGACGTGGGCACCGGTCTGATGCGCTGGTTGGAAGAGCGGGATATCGGGTTCCGCGTGGGGACGGGCGTGGTGCCCATCGTGGTGGGGGCCATCCTGTTCGACCTGGGCGTGGGAGAGGATTCCTCCATCCGGCCGGGCGCGGACTGCGGCTACCGTGCGGCGGACGCTGCTTCCGCCCGCGGAGCGGAGCAGGGCAGCGTGGGCGCCGGCGCGGGCGCGACGGTGGGCAAGTCGCGTGGTATGGCGGGCGCCATGAAGGGCGGCATCGGCATCGCCTCCATCACGCTGCCGAGCGGGTTGCAGGTGGCGGCGGTGGTGGCGGTCAACGCGGTCGGCGACGTGGTCGATCCGGCCACCGGAGAGGTGGTCGCGGGCGTGCGCGGCGAGGACGGCCGGCTGCTCGATGCGCGTAGCCTGCTCAGACAGGGTGCCACGCCCGTGAGTGGCGCGGCGGCCAACACCACCATCGGACTCGTCGCCACCAATGCCACGCTCACCAAGGCGCAGGCCACCAAGGTGGCGCAGATGGCGCAGGACGGGTTGGCACGCGCCATCTATCCGGCCCACACGCCGAGTGATGGAGACGCGATCTTCTCGCTCGCGACCGGCCGTCTCAGCGGCGACGCGTCCGTGTCCACCATCGGCGCGTTGGCAGCGGATATGGTGACCGAGGCCATCCTCTCCGCCATCCGGCAGGCCACGGGGCTTCCCGGGCTGCCCGCGGCCTCGGAGCTGGCGCAGTCGCGGTGA
- the queG gene encoding tRNA epoxyqueuosine(34) reductase QueG, translating into MAASLEDRIREQARLLGFSAAGIADVQPSAHREAYEDWVAAGHHGEMAYLEREDARQRRYDLSRTLDSVRSAIVVAHDYGDPDGGEVAPADRAIIARYARGRDYHKVMKAKLLALHRWLEQEVGGTVAGRAYVDTGPLLERELGLRAGLGWFGRNTMLIHPRRGSYFFLGVLLVVLELEPAAEPVRDHCGTCRACLDGCPTGALLGRDEHGAPRMDARRCISYLTIEHRGPIPLELRSAIGNRVFGCDICQEVCPFNVRFAGKTSEPAYAARGPAERPFGVEPHAAGDLAAATRGRGHALPGTVAPPLVDLLRMTPEQWDAFTRGSAIRRAGYTGLRRNAAIAMGNWLANSDRPDPEAVSELVAAQSDADGVVAEAAAWALAQTA; encoded by the coding sequence GTGGCCGCCTCGTTGGAGGACCGGATCCGCGAGCAGGCCCGCCTGCTCGGCTTCAGCGCGGCTGGGATCGCCGACGTGCAGCCCAGCGCACACCGGGAGGCGTACGAAGACTGGGTGGCCGCCGGCCACCATGGAGAGATGGCGTACCTCGAACGAGAGGACGCCCGCCAGCGCCGCTACGACCTGAGCAGGACGCTGGACAGTGTGCGCTCGGCCATCGTGGTGGCGCACGACTACGGCGACCCTGACGGAGGGGAGGTCGCGCCCGCGGATCGGGCCATCATTGCCCGCTATGCCCGCGGTCGAGACTACCACAAGGTGATGAAGGCCAAGCTGCTGGCGCTTCACCGTTGGTTGGAGCAGGAGGTGGGCGGCACGGTCGCGGGCCGCGCCTACGTGGACACGGGCCCTTTGCTCGAGCGCGAGCTGGGCCTTCGGGCCGGGCTCGGTTGGTTCGGTCGCAACACCATGCTGATCCATCCGCGCCGTGGCTCGTACTTCTTCCTGGGCGTGTTGCTGGTCGTCCTGGAGCTCGAGCCGGCTGCGGAGCCGGTGCGCGACCACTGCGGGACGTGTCGGGCCTGTCTGGACGGATGTCCCACGGGCGCGCTGCTGGGCCGAGACGAGCACGGCGCACCTCGCATGGATGCGCGGCGCTGTATCAGCTACCTGACCATCGAGCACCGCGGACCGATTCCGCTCGAGCTACGCTCCGCGATCGGCAACCGCGTGTTCGGGTGCGACATCTGCCAGGAGGTGTGCCCGTTCAACGTGCGGTTTGCCGGGAAGACGTCGGAGCCTGCCTACGCGGCGCGAGGGCCCGCAGAGCGGCCGTTCGGTGTCGAGCCGCATGCGGCCGGAGACCTTGCCGCGGCAACGCGGGGGCGCGGGCACGCGCTTCCGGGCACCGTGGCCCCGCCGCTGGTCGACCTCCTGCGCATGACACCGGAGCAGTGGGATGCGTTCACACGGGGCTCCGCCATCCGCAGAGCCGGGTACACGGGGTTGCGGCGGAACGCAGCGATTGCGATGGGGAACTGGCTTGCCAACAGTGACCGACCCGACCCGGAGGCGGTGAGCGAGCTGGTGGCGGCGCAGTCGGATGCGGACGGGGTGGTGGCGGAGGCCGCAGCGTGGGCCTTGGCGCAAACAGCATAG
- a CDS encoding sodium:solute symporter family protein: MSVQVGLLLAYAAALTALGVWIGRRVKGSGGFFVADRKLGALLLFSTILAANIGAGSTVGAAGLGYRDGLAAWWWVGSAGIGTLALAWWVGPRIWRVATQQGHLTVGDFLDARYGPSVRGLIAVLLWLGTLAVLAGQLIAMAEIFDVVGGAPRWVGALVGGVVVTAYFAAGGLVSSAWVNLVQLVVLVVGFAVALPWALSGVGGWAGLVASAPADAPDYLHFWQGGGSGWIYLALLGPAFIVSPGLVQKVYGALDERAIKLGLTAAAVALMLFAFIPPLLGMIAHAHDAGLVRREQALPFVLTQALPPALGMMALAAVFSAEVSSADAALFMLSTSLSKDLYKRFARPDASDAEVLKVARLAATAGGVLGVALAILLPSVITSLTLFYSLLSVSLFVPVVAGLHTRRPGVEEALSGIGAGIAALIAVRLAAPAGASAWMDPTLIGIVTSAVVFLLVARFRTTGRRSTA; encoded by the coding sequence ATGAGCGTCCAGGTCGGGCTGCTGCTCGCCTACGCGGCGGCGCTGACGGCGTTGGGTGTCTGGATCGGCCGGCGCGTGAAGGGCTCGGGCGGCTTCTTCGTCGCCGACCGCAAGCTGGGCGCGCTTCTGCTGTTCTCCACGATCCTGGCGGCCAACATCGGCGCGGGCTCCACGGTGGGCGCCGCCGGACTCGGCTACCGCGACGGACTGGCCGCCTGGTGGTGGGTGGGCTCGGCCGGGATCGGTACGCTGGCGCTGGCGTGGTGGGTGGGGCCGCGCATCTGGCGCGTGGCTACCCAGCAGGGCCACCTCACCGTGGGCGACTTCCTGGACGCGCGTTACGGCCCGTCGGTGCGTGGGCTGATCGCGGTGCTGCTCTGGCTGGGCACGTTGGCGGTGCTCGCGGGCCAGCTCATTGCCATGGCGGAGATCTTCGACGTGGTGGGCGGTGCGCCGCGCTGGGTGGGCGCGTTGGTGGGTGGCGTTGTGGTCACCGCCTACTTCGCGGCGGGCGGGCTGGTCTCCTCTGCCTGGGTGAACCTGGTGCAGCTCGTGGTCCTGGTGGTCGGCTTCGCCGTCGCGCTGCCCTGGGCGTTGAGCGGGGTGGGCGGGTGGGCCGGCCTGGTGGCGTCGGCACCGGCGGACGCGCCCGACTACTTGCACTTCTGGCAAGGAGGCGGATCCGGTTGGATCTACCTCGCGCTCCTCGGCCCCGCGTTCATCGTCTCGCCGGGGCTGGTGCAGAAGGTCTACGGAGCGTTGGACGAGCGGGCCATCAAGCTGGGGCTCACCGCCGCTGCGGTCGCGCTGATGCTGTTCGCGTTCATCCCGCCGCTGCTCGGCATGATCGCGCACGCGCACGATGCCGGGTTGGTCCGTAGAGAGCAGGCGCTCCCCTTCGTGCTGACCCAGGCGCTGCCCCCCGCGCTCGGCATGATGGCACTGGCCGCGGTGTTCTCCGCGGAGGTCAGCTCGGCGGACGCCGCGCTGTTCATGCTTTCCACCTCGCTCTCCAAGGATCTCTACAAGCGCTTCGCCCGACCGGACGCGAGCGACGCCGAGGTGCTGAAGGTGGCCCGCCTGGCTGCGACCGCGGGCGGAGTGTTGGGCGTGGCGCTGGCCATCCTGTTGCCCTCTGTGATCACCTCCCTCACGCTCTTCTACTCGCTGCTCAGTGTGAGCCTGTTCGTTCCGGTGGTGGCTGGTCTGCACACGCGCCGCCCTGGTGTGGAGGAGGCCCTCTCCGGCATCGGCGCCGGCATCGCCGCGCTGATCGCCGTGCGCTTGGCCGCGCCCGCGGGGGCGTCGGCCTGGATGGATCCCACGCTCATCGGCATCGTCACGTCCGCCGTCGTGTTCCTGCTCGTCGCTCGGTTCCGCACAACTGGAAGGAGAAGCACCGCATGA
- a CDS encoding metalloregulator ArsR/SmtB family transcription factor, whose translation MVQYKTAQLDASFAALSDPTRRGILERLGRTDASITDLAETFQMTLTGIKKHVVVLERAGLVTTAKVGRVRTCRLGQRRLEAETAWIERYRQLWVERFDEVDKIVDELKEREQSMHANRERETSP comes from the coding sequence ATGGTTCAATATAAGACGGCCCAGCTCGATGCCTCGTTCGCCGCGCTCTCGGATCCCACGCGACGTGGCATTCTGGAGCGGCTGGGGCGTACGGACGCTTCGATAACGGACCTTGCCGAGACGTTCCAGATGACCCTCACGGGCATCAAGAAGCACGTCGTCGTCCTGGAGCGGGCGGGGCTCGTTACGACGGCGAAGGTTGGGCGCGTGCGGACCTGTAGGCTGGGCCAACGCAGGCTGGAGGCGGAGACGGCCTGGATCGAGCGCTACCGTCAACTCTGGGTCGAACGCTTCGACGAAGTGGACAAGATCGTTGACGAGCTGAAAGAGAGGGAACAGTCGATGCACGCAAACCGAGAACGTGAGACATCCCCATGA